The Caldisericum exile AZM16c01 region TTACTACCCGATGTCGGATGCAAAATCTTAGGAGAATTTTTAACTTCTATGTCTTCGTTTAAAAGTAGGACTGGAACATGAGAATTAATTAAAAGTTTATAGGTCGTACTTCCAATTTTTATTTTATTCACGCTAAGTCCGGCATGTGTTTGTAAAACTATAAGGTCTATGTTTTTCTTTTTTGCATAACTTAAAAGTACATTAACTGGCTCACCCTCAAGAACCTCTGTCTGAAATTTCCCCTTCTTCTCTTCAAGTAAAAGTTCAAGTCTATTCAATGTTTCCTCTGCTAAAGACTTCATTTCTCTAAAAACTGTTTTTGTATAGTATCCTGCAAACGGTCCCAGATTAATTACGCTTAGAAGATAAAGCGTTGCTTCTGGAAAGAGGCTATAAGTATATTCCACAACCTTACTCATAACTTGGGAATTATCAACAAGAATTAAAATCTTTTTATACATTCCTTTTTAACCTCCTTACGTGAAATATTTTAACAACTATTTGAATTTTTACAAAATTTTTGTGAAAACCCGTTATAATATATTAACGAAATCTTTAAAACGAGGTGAAGATGAAAAGCGGTATTGTAACAATTTTAGGTAGACCAAATGTTGGCAAGTCAACGTTACTTAACTACTTAGTTCAAAGAAAAATATCTATAGTCACACCAAAACCGCAAACAACAAGGTTTAGAATTTTGGGCGTAAAAAACCTAAAGGATGCTCAAATAGTATTCGCTGATACTCCTGGCTTTCATTTGGCAAAAAGTGCGTTGAATAAATATATGGTGAATGTCGCTTTAAAGAGCCTTGATGGAGCAGATCTTGTTTATCTAATGGTAGAAGTTAATGATTATATAGGAGAAGAGTATCCAGAACTTTTAAAACATTTGAAAGGGTTAACGATTCCAGTATTTTTGGTAATAAACAAAATAGACATGTATAAGGAAGAGGACATATTAAAGACAGAAGAAATTTTTAGAAGTCTCTATGATTTCAAAGAGGTTTTCAAGATTTCTGCTCTTACAGGTAAAAACGTTGACTCACTAATTGAAAAAACGGTTGAGTATTTACCTGAAGGACCTGCATATTTCGGAGAGGGAGAAATAACAGATTTACCTTTTAATTTACAGGTTGCAGAACTAATTAGAGAAAAATTATACTTGCTACTTAAACAGGAATTACCGTATGAGACTGCTGTAACTGTTGAAGAGATAAAAGAGAGGGAAAATGGAGTTCTCTACATAAATGCTATTATACATGTTGCAAAAGAGACCCAAAAAGGAATAGTGATTGGCGCAAATGGTTCAATGATAAAAAAAATTGGAACTGCAACGCGACTTGAACTACAAGAAATTCTCAAAAAACCAGTATATCTTGACTTGCAAGTTAGGGTTGAAGAGGATTGGCCAAAACTGGAAGGAAAATTAAAAAAATTAGGCTATATTATAGAGTAAAAAATTAATTAAGGGAGGTATTTTATGGGCATTGAAGACAATTTAAAGTCTCTTGGTTTAGAGTTACCAAAGCCATTAAAGACTCTTGGAAGTTATGTACCAGTTATTACAACTGACTCTAAACTGCTTTTTTTCTCAGGAGTCATCCCAGTAGAAAATGGAATTGTAATAAAAGGAAAGTTTGGCAAGGATTTAAAATTAGAAGACGCTAAAAAACCTGCCCAACTAATCGTCCTTTCAATACTTGCAAATATAAAAGAAATAACTCAAAATTTTTCACGCATAAAACAAATAGTAAAAATTGAAGGTTATGTAAATTCTACCGAGGATTTTGAAGAACAACCAAAAGTAATGAATGAGGTCTCAAATTTACTTGTAAGTATTTTTGGAGAAAAAGGTAAACATACACGCATTGCCATTTCCGTAAATTCTTTGCCAATGGGTGCGTGCCTTGAAGTTGCGGGAATAATTGAATTAAACTGAAGGTATTACCAGAACCGGAATTTTTGATAACCTTATTACGTTTTGAACCGTGCTTCCAATTAACGTTGGAGTAAATCCAGCACCAGTTGAGGCTATTATTATTAAGTTGGCTTTTTCTTCTTCGGAAGTTGTTACAATAACTTTTGAAGGGATTCCGAACTCAACTCTTAAAGTTACTTTAAAGCCTTCTTTTTCCAAGTTTTCTTTTACATATTTCAATCTTTCAAAATTTCTTTTTCTGTATTCCTCGATTTCAAGTTTTGACGAACTCCTTGAAGTAAATTCTTCATATTCTAAGACATTTACAACTACAACTTCTTTTAAGCCAAAATTTTTCAATTTGGAAATATAAGGAATAACTTGTTCGCTAAACTTAGAAAAATCAAATGGAAAAACTACTTTACCAATCATATATTCCTCCTATTTAAAAATAAATATGCCAATAATTCCAATAACAAAGCAATACACCGCAAAAACATAAAACTTCGTTTTCTTTATTAAAGGAAAGAATGCAAGCAACGATAAAAGCCCAACAATAAATGATACTATAAATCCAACAGCAAGATCTTTAAACGTAAAGCCAATAAGACTACTGCTCCTAACCTCTAACAGTGCAGCACCTAAAATTACTGGTATTGCAACGAGAAAGGAAAACTTTGAGGCACTTTCTCTATTTAATTCCGAGATAATACCGCCTGTAATTGTGGAACCAGATCTAGAAACACCTGGTGGAAGTGCAAAGATTTGAAATATCCCAACAATAAGTGCATCGGTAATACCCATTTCTTTAATTGATTTCCTCGCTTTATCGGAAAAAACACTTGAAATGACAAGAAATATTCCTGTAATTAAAAACATATAAGAAACGGCTTTTGGGTTTGAGAATAACTGATCCACTTTCTTAGAGAGCAGTACTCCTGCAATACCTGCGGGAATTACGGCAACAACAATCATAAGTAAAAGTTTCAAATAAAATTCTTCTTCAGAATTTCTTTTTACCTTAAAAATGGCAAAAAATCCTTTAAAAAGTCCCAAAACCTCTCTATAAAAATAAACAATTAATGCAAGCAAAGTCCCTGCATGAAGTCCCATTGTAAAAGGAAGATTCGGCATTTGTAAATGAAAAAGAGCAGGGATTACAACAAGATGGCCGGAAGAGCTTACTGGTAGAAATTCAGTTGCGCCTTGTATGATACCAAGGATTACTGCTTCTTTTAATCCATTCATGCTTACCTCCATTCGAATTTTATCATAAAACTTTTAAAAAAAGAAGCACAAGAGTATAATATTAGTGGAGGTGAAACCATGAAAAAAATCGCGGTTCTTATTGAAGACAATTTTAACGAGTTCGAATTAATCTATCCTTACTACAGGCTAAAGGAAGAAGGATTTGAATCAATTCTTGTCGGACCTCAAGCAAAAGTTTATCACTCGAAAGTTGGACTGGAAATGAAAGCAGATTTCTCAATTGATGAAATAAACTTTGATGAATTTGACGGAGTTGTTATTCCAGGAGGTTATGCTCCAGATCTACTCAGAAGAAATGAAAAAATCCTTTCATTTGTAAGGAAAATGTTTGAGTCAAACAAATTAGTTGGGGCAATTTGCCATGCTGGTTGGGTACTTATCTCAGCCAAGATTGTAAATGGTGTAACAATGACTTGTTTTTATTCAATAAAGGATGACGTTAAAAACGCAGGTGCAAAATATGTCGATCAAAGCGTAGTAGTTGACAATAATTTAATAACTTCAAGAGGGCCAAATGACTTGCCAGATTTCATGAAGGAGATAATAAAGTTTTTGAAAAAATGAAGGAGATATTTTCTACCTCCTTTGAAAGTACCTTTATAAAAGTTATTCAAGGTGATATTACAGAAGAGAACGTCGATGCAATAGTTAATGCTGCAAATTCTTATCTATCACACGGTGGTGGGGTTGCCCTTGCTATAGTGAAAAAAGGTGGTATAGAAATCCAAGAAGAAAGCAATGAAATTATTAGAAAGAATGGCCCAATTCCTGTAGGAAGTGCAGCAATAACAAAAGGATACAGATTAAAGGCAAAATATGTAATTCATGTAGTCGGACCTCAATGGGGAGAAGGAGACGAAGAGTCTAAACTTCGAAGCGCAGTGAAAAGCGCACTTACTATTGCAAAAGAAAAAGGAATTACAACAATTTCACTGCCAGCAATTAGTTGTGGGACTTTCGGTTTTCCAAAAGACAAGGGTACAAAAATTATCGTTGATGAAATATTAAAATTCTTGAAAGAAAATAAAGGCACATTTAGTGAGATTCATCTGATTGGAATTGATAAAGAAATTCCTGAACTTTTCAAAGAGGCTTTATTAAATGCTTGAAATCTATACAGATGGAGCAAGTAGGGGAAATCCTGGAGAATCAGCGATTTCCTCTGTATTTGTACTTGACGCGAAAATTATTTACGTAATGAGTGAGAGTATTGGAATTGCAACTAACAATGTTGCCGAGTATAAAGCAATCCTAAAAAGTATGGAGGAAGCAAGACGAAGAAATTTCAAATCTGTAAGTTTTTTCTCAGATTCTCTTCTTGTAGTATCTCAATTGAATGGAATCTATAAGGTAAAGTCTAAAGATTTGTTTACTCTCTATGAGGAAGTTAAAAACTTAGAGAAAGAATTTGAGTCGGTATCATTTGTCCATGTTGCTCGTGAAACAAAATTTATAAAGATTGCCGACTATCTATGCACACTTATTTTAGGCCCTAAATAAGTTTTAAGGCATTATATATTCTATGGTTATTTTCTTTTCCTTCTCGTCCCATGTAACCGTACAACCGATTTGTTCCGCTACAAATCTCAGTGGTACCATCGTTCTATCGTTTATAATTAAAGGTTTTACAAGTGGGTTAAATGGATCAATTTGAATTTCTTTTCCGTCTACCTTTGCAACGTTATTTCCGATTTGAAGATCTATTTCTTTATTATTTACAGAAATCAAAACTCTCTTGTTTGTTGCATCCCATAAGACAGATCCTCCAATTTTCTCCACAATAGCCCTAATTGGGACAACAGTTCTATTCCATCCAGAAATGATAATAGGACTTGTTCCCCTTCCCGGATCAATTTCTTCAGGTATTCCATTTACATACATAATGGGGTTATTAATTTGTAGGACAAGTGTTATTTTCAATTTGCCAGTAAATTTAACAATTCTTACCAAGGTTGTTTCTTCCCCTGTTTTTGCCTTTGATGTTATAATGAGAGTCTGAGTATAACTTGAAAGCGTTAATTTATATGAGAAACTTCCATCTGAGGCAACACTTATTGATATACCATTTAAGAAAACTTCACAGTCAGGTGTTGTTTTTCCAGAAATTATTATTGTTTGATTTGGAGTTGTAAAGTTGTCAGGAATATTGACAGAAAGGCTAGGCGTTATAGTAATTCCACCGGGGTAAATTAAATCAAATTCCTGAATTTCATCAGTAACTGTTGCATATTTTGGATTCAAAATTTGGAGCACAGTACTTCCTATTTCTAAACTCTTGAAACTAAGATAGCCTATAAGTGTTGAATTGTAAAGGAAACTATCTTTCGGAAATTCTATCAAAACAGAAATTCCAAAAGCGTTTGCGTTTGTGAGCAATACCGAATTTGTTAATCTTTCTGATAGATTAAAACCATTAAATACCACTTTGTTTTTATCAAAATTTAGATCAAAAGATACTCCTCTTATGCCCTGAGCGTTCTTTATATAAACTGGAACAGAAACATTCTCTCCCAACTTAGAGCTTACATCATCAATAAATATAGAAGGCTTAAGATTTGTTGCAATTTTAACAGTTGCATTAGAGGAGATTGAAATTTTTTCGTTTGTAGAGTTAACTTTAATAATAATTTGAGTTGAATCGCCTTCTATTGCGGTTTCTTTGCTTTCGATAAATACCCTTATCCTCTTTGATGAATTCGGCGCCAGACTAAAATTACTATTTGAATCAACTAAAGAAAACTTAAAAGAATTGGTATTTGTTAGACTCACAGTATAAGAATAAGAATCTGCTTTTAGTCCTGTATTCGAAACTGTAAAATAGATGTTAACAAAATCCTTGGGAGAAATAACTGCTACTTCCGGAGAAACTCCCAAGGCAAACGAGTAATCAGGATATTGTTTTTTTACCTCAAAAATCCACACAACATTATGAAAGGCATCGCATGTAATGATATGCGAATCTACTATTTCAATTGAGGTCAAACCTAAATAATTTGAATCAGTTTCAAAAAGAGGCGCAAAAGAATTTGTAAAAACTGAAATCCTTCCATTTTCAGTGTTTGTAACATACACATTCCCTTCTTTATCTATCCCAACATCCTCAGGAATATACAATTTAAAGCTAGACTTTCCAGGACCCCCAAACGATGAAATCTCTTTAAAATTTGCATCATATACATGGACCTTATTATCTTCTAAAGAGGTAATAAAAGCATAACCTTTTGAATTAAAAGCAATCCCTGAGGGACTGTTACATACACCAAAACTTCCAACAACTTTAAAGTTTGTATCAAGTTTAAAAACAAGATTTTTGTCCTGAGATGTAACCCAATAATATCCATTACTGAAAATAATTCTCTTAAGTAAACCAAAATTTGCATTAATGACATTTTGTTTGAAACTCCCAGATGTACTATAGAGAATTATTTGATTATTACCAATTACGATCAAATTCCCTCTTTTGTCGGCGTATATAGAAGTTAAAGATGGTAGCATTTGAGAACCTATCTTGGTAATTCTAAGCGATAAACTACCATCTGGGCTAAATCTTACAATTTCGCTTTGATCCAAGTTTCCTTTATTCAATACCCACGTATATCCATTCTCATCAAGGGAAGCGGCAACCGGATTCAATAGAATCCCTTTGCTAGAATCTCTTACAAAGTCTTTTTTATTTATGAAATAGCCTGAAGTATTAAATACAGAAAGCCTTGTAACTAATGGATACCCAAAAGGCGCATCAGAATTTGATTGTAAATAAAAGAAATAACCGGAATCAAAAACATATACTGAATTCGTTGAACTTACAACAATGCCAGAAGGTGTTAAAAAAGCACCATCTGGAATTGAGGTTAAACTACTTGAAAAGCTACCAAATGTATTAACAAGTTTGTAATTATTATCGAAAACCACGACTTTTGGTCTGTTTGTTCCTCCACTATCTAATCCCCTGTCTACAACATAAATATAGCCCTTCGAATCCACGGCAAGGTCCGATGGAAATAAAAGCACATCGTCCCCAAATGCATTCAAAAGTTTAAAAGAAGAATCAAAAACATAAATTTTTCTATCCTTGCCTGAAACTGCACATATGTTACCAACCTTATCTAATGTTAAACCTAAAGGAGTTTGGACATTTGTAGAACTTATTATTTTTCCGCTCATATCAAGCTTAAGTATAGAATTCGAAAAATAGTCAGATACAAAAATATTTGAAGACGTTACAGCAATTCCAATAGGAGAAGAAAACTGCGCATTTTTTATGCTCTTTAAGAAAATCCCATCTTTATTGTAAAGCCTTAATTCCCTTCTAAATGGATCTACGATATAGAAACAATTATTTGCGTATGCAATATCAGTTGGATATGTAAATTCTTTAAGAGAGCCAAAAGAAAACTTTTCTTGAAGTAAAGGAGTCAAAACATGAATTCTTCCATAAGCATTATCAATCACTGCAATCAAACCGTCATCTGTTACAGACATTCCCTGCATGGGAAATAGGAATCTTGTATCAAAATCATTCTCAAAAAAGTTTACTTCAGCTAACGTAGCACTCCCTATAAAATCATCCTGCGGAATTCCTATAGTTTGTATGGGAACAATTGCATCGATAACTGATGCCTTTGCGTTACTCACTGTTAATAACGAAATTATAATTGAAATAGTTACCAACACAGCAATAATTCTTTTCATTAATCCTCCTTACGGATAAACTTCTCCATAATGTTTTGCAAAAATGAAAAAGTCATTTTCATCAACACTCCCATCAAAGTTTAAATCACAACGTGAATCAAATTTTGGGTCATCACTCTTCAACCCAAATGTTGCCTTAAAAATAGAAAGATCTAAAGAATTAACACGTTTGTCACCATTAAAATCGGCAATTTTTGCATAATCTGAAACCAAAAAGTTTAAACTATTAGCATAAAAAATATCACCTGAATCTGCAATAGGATTATAAATTTCTATGAAACCACTGCCGTTTTCCACTGCTTTAAATGTGAGCGTAAAGCTCGCGTTGTTTAAGGAGATATTAGAAGTAATTCTAATCTTTGAAGGATTCTCTCTATTAAAATCAACAGTCACGTTATCAAAAGAAGAGCTCACATCTAATAAACTTATTTTAGTAGAATCAAAATACAATTCCAAACTTAAATTTTTAAATGGTTTAGTTACAGACACATTTAAATTGACAGTTAACATATCGCCCTTGTTCATAAGCGGTGCATAGTTATCCGGTAAGACCAGAGTAATTGAAGAAGTTACATTTACATTAGAAACTTTAAATTTATCGCTTTTTGAATAGGTTTCAACAACAGGATATACAATTTTGCCTTTTTCATTATCATTTGCTTCAATGTATGAAACTTTATAAAAATACATACCATTAGCAAGTATATATGTACCTTGCAAAGGATTAAATGGAGAAAACGACACTGAATAATCACCTACATAAATAGGAGCAATATCAAAAAGGTTCTTAATTAAATTACCCTTAGAATCGATAATCGAAACTTTTACCTCTTCTGCAATATTTTCTCTAAATTTGTAATTTTCACCAGTTCCTATACTTCCAACTCCAACAGAAAAATAAATGGTAGTACTTCCATTTGCCGATAAATTGTTGTTCGTTATTTTAACATTATAAAGTGGGTCTTTAGGCTTATTATCTTTAAGAAACATATAAGGGACATGCAACTTTTCAAAACCACTATCGAAGAAAACAAAACCATAAGCACTCACAACATCTGAAGAAGCTGTTAATGTTATATCAAAGGTAACTCTCGAATTCCCACTAACAGTTATTGTAGAAGGTATATTAATACTGATTGTATCATTTGATGCGTTTAAGATACTTGTGGAAAAGGTTTTTGTAGTATCTGAAAAATTCTGTATAGTTAAGTTAAAAGTTTTTGTTTGGACTCCATTACCGAATATTAAAGAAGAAGGATAAACAATGGCATTTGAATTAACTGCATTGAAAACATTGACTCTTCCTGCACCTTGCAATGTTGGTGGAAAAGGTCGTGATGAGGCAGGATTATATAAAATATCAGAAGTGTTCATTATCAGTGATTTTATGTCTTGAGGAGTAAGATTTGGCTTTGCCTGTTTTACCAACGCGACTGATCCTGCAACCACGGGAGATGCCATAGAAGTTCCACTCATTTCCATATAGGAATTGTTTAAATATGTAGAAGTTAGGTTTACACCTGGTGCAACCAAATCGGGTTTTAGATAAAAATCATTAGTAGGACCAGAAGAAGAAAATTCAGCAATTAACCCGAGTCCGTACTCGTTAGTAATATTTATGTTTTCATTAGTGTGGTCTTTCAAAAATTTTCCGTCAGTAAATGACACAAAAAGGAAAGGTATAAAATCATTTCTTGAAGGATTATTCTGGGAGACTAAAGTGATTTTAGGCATACCGCTTACGTTATTGTAAACAATCACGCCAATTGCTCCTGCATCTTTTGCATTAAGATCCTTATCACCAAAATAAATTTGCCCTCTTTCAATCAAAGCAATTTTTCCTTTAACATCGACACCTTGAAAATCTTCTTTTCTTCCTAAACCGCAATAAACCATCTGGTATGTGCCCTCTTTAAAATCTGGAGATTCGTTTGGATATTGAGCAAGTATACTTTTACCGCTGCAATTTATTACTCCAGTAATTCCGTCGGAAGTAGCACCAACTCCTATAGCAAGATCAACTGATCCAGGAGAGCTTATTGGATAGTCAAAAAACTCTCCCGGAACGCCGTTGTTTCCGGCCGCAGCAACGACCACTACTCCAGAACCAACTGCCCTTCGTACAGCATCAGATTCTGGATCATCAGAAGTGGCCCCTCCATTTTGAATACCAATAGAAATGTTAACAACATTACACTTATCTTTCACTGCTTGATCGAGAGCCTTAATTATGAGAGAACTTGTTGTCGTCGTACTATTTTTAGAAAAAACCTTATATGCATAAATCTTTGCATTTTTCGCTATTCCCTTTTCAGAACCTGCTGCAATTCCTGCAACATGGGTACCATGCCCATCATAATCCATAGGATCCGGGTCATTGTCCGCAAAATCATAGCCTCCAACAACTTTTAAATTGGGAAATTTTCCGCCACCTAATTCTTTGTGGGTATAATCAACACCTGTATCTATTATCCCAATTTTTATGTTATTCCCAGTTATATAATTTCCTAGCTGATCCTTCTTACTACTTACAAGATCTGCTTTAATAACTTTACTGGTTATCTCTCTTTCTAATGAATATGTTTTTTCTTCATATATATTTTTTATAAAGTCGTAATTTAAAACCTCATTAAGCAATTTACCGCTTCCTTTAACGCTAATCCCATTAAGAACGTAAGAAAAATCGTAAGACGGTTTTAGTCCCAATCTTTCAAAAGCTCTTTTGTAATTTTCATGTTTACTATTTACCGAGTTTTCAAAACTTGTGAGTGCATCAATTTTAAGGAACGAGAGTAGTTTATAAGAAAAACTGTTTTGATAGTCAAGAACTGTAGGATCTTTAAAAACAATAATTGCGTTATAAAACCTATTTTCATCAAAGTGTTTTTTAGTGACAACAGTGTTATTTGCTTGCGCTTTTCCAAAAACACCAAACAATAAACAAATTATTAGAATAATCGAAAATAATTTTTTTAACGACATATCCAATTTCTTCATATTCTATTATATACCTTTTGACAGGTAAGCCAAAGCAAATTATAATATGTTGAAATGAAAAATAAAATAAATCTATTAATTTTTGACTTTGATGGAACTCTTTTTGATACGTCTTTAGACATAGCAAATGCAATTAACCATGTTAGAAGAAAACTTGGAATGGAAATATTAGATAAAGAAGTAATATGGAATTACACTGGGGACGGA contains the following coding sequences:
- a CDS encoding universal stress protein, whose amino-acid sequence is MYKKILILVDNSQVMSKVVEYTYSLFPEATLYLLSVINLGPFAGYYTKTVFREMKSLAEETLNRLELLLEEKKGKFQTEVLEGEPVNVLLSYAKKKNIDLIVLQTHAGLSVNKIKIGSTTYKLLINSHVPVLLLNEDIEVKNSPKILHPTSGSKYSEIATVEVGKLASYWDSEVEALILREPKEKIAERVRELLRNFHVESTITYADESEINSILKRAPFSDIIIGSRGSPRPSYKLHNIFKPFSLDPTLKLLVAFLPKPLLLICD
- the era gene encoding GTPase Era; translation: MKSGIVTILGRPNVGKSTLLNYLVQRKISIVTPKPQTTRFRILGVKNLKDAQIVFADTPGFHLAKSALNKYMVNVALKSLDGADLVYLMVEVNDYIGEEYPELLKHLKGLTIPVFLVINKIDMYKEEDILKTEEIFRSLYDFKEVFKISALTGKNVDSLIEKTVEYLPEGPAYFGEGEITDLPFNLQVAELIREKLYLLLKQELPYETAVTVEEIKERENGVLYINAIIHVAKETQKGIVIGANGSMIKKIGTATRLELQEILKKPVYLDLQVRVEEDWPKLEGKLKKLGYIIE
- a CDS encoding RidA family protein; this encodes MGIEDNLKSLGLELPKPLKTLGSYVPVITTDSKLLFFSGVIPVENGIVIKGKFGKDLKLEDAKKPAQLIVLSILANIKEITQNFSRIKQIVKIEGYVNSTEDFEEQPKVMNEVSNLLVSIFGEKGKHTRIAISVNSLPMGACLEVAGIIELN
- a CDS encoding universal stress protein, whose protein sequence is MIGKVVFPFDFSKFSEQVIPYISKLKNFGLKEVVVVNVLEYEEFTSRSSSKLEIEEYRKRNFERLKYVKENLEKEGFKVTLRVEFGIPSKVIVTTSEEEKANLIIIASTGAGFTPTLIGSTVQNVIRLSKIPVLVIPSV
- a CDS encoding undecaprenyl-diphosphate phosphatase, encoding MNGLKEAVILGIIQGATEFLPVSSSGHLVVIPALFHLQMPNLPFTMGLHAGTLLALIVYFYREVLGLFKGFFAIFKVKRNSEEEFYLKLLLMIVVAVIPAGIAGVLLSKKVDQLFSNPKAVSYMFLITGIFLVISSVFSDKARKSIKEMGITDALIVGIFQIFALPPGVSRSGSTITGGIISELNRESASKFSFLVAIPVILGAALLEVRSSSLIGFTFKDLAVGFIVSFIVGLLSLLAFFPLIKKTKFYVFAVYCFVIGIIGIFIFK
- a CDS encoding type 1 glutamine amidotransferase domain-containing protein; the protein is MKKIAVLIEDNFNEFELIYPYYRLKEEGFESILVGPQAKVYHSKVGLEMKADFSIDEINFDEFDGVVIPGGYAPDLLRRNEKILSFVRKMFESNKLVGAICHAGWVLISAKIVNGVTMTCFYSIKDDVKNAGAKYVDQSVVVDNNLITSRGPNDLPDFMKEIIKFLKK
- a CDS encoding macro domain-containing protein — protein: MKEIFSTSFESTFIKVIQGDITEENVDAIVNAANSYLSHGGGVALAIVKKGGIEIQEESNEIIRKNGPIPVGSAAITKGYRLKAKYVIHVVGPQWGEGDEESKLRSAVKSALTIAKEKGITTISLPAISCGTFGFPKDKGTKIIVDEILKFLKENKGTFSEIHLIGIDKEIPELFKEALLNA
- a CDS encoding ribonuclease HI family protein encodes the protein MLEIYTDGASRGNPGESAISSVFVLDAKIIYVMSESIGIATNNVAEYKAILKSMEEARRRNFKSVSFFSDSLLVVSQLNGIYKVKSKDLFTLYEEVKNLEKEFESVSFVHVARETKFIKIADYLCTLILGPK
- a CDS encoding stalk domain-containing protein, translated to MKRIIAVLVTISIIISLLTVSNAKASVIDAIVPIQTIGIPQDDFIGSATLAEVNFFENDFDTRFLFPMQGMSVTDDGLIAVIDNAYGRIHVLTPLLQEKFSFGSLKEFTYPTDIAYANNCFYIVDPFRRELRLYNKDGIFLKSIKNAQFSSPIGIAVTSSNIFVSDYFSNSILKLDMSGKIISSTNVQTPLGLTLDKVGNICAVSGKDRKIYVFDSSFKLLNAFGDDVLLFPSDLAVDSKGYIYVVDRGLDSGGTNRPKVVVFDNNYKLVNTFGSFSSSLTSIPDGAFLTPSGIVVSSTNSVYVFDSGYFFYLQSNSDAPFGYPLVTRLSVFNTSGYFINKKDFVRDSSKGILLNPVAASLDENGYTWVLNKGNLDQSEIVRFSPDGSLSLRITKIGSQMLPSLTSIYADKRGNLIVIGNNQIILYSTSGSFKQNVINANFGLLKRIIFSNGYYWVTSQDKNLVFKLDTNFKVVGSFGVCNSPSGIAFNSKGYAFITSLEDNKVHVYDANFKEISSFGGPGKSSFKLYIPEDVGIDKEGNVYVTNTENGRISVFTNSFAPLFETDSNYLGLTSIEIVDSHIITCDAFHNVVWIFEVKKQYPDYSFALGVSPEVAVISPKDFVNIYFTVSNTGLKADSYSYTVSLTNTNSFKFSLVDSNSNFSLAPNSSKRIRVFIESKETAIEGDSTQIIIKVNSTNEKISISSNATVKIATNLKPSIFIDDVSSKLGENVSVPVYIKNAQGIRGVSFDLNFDKNKVVFNGFNLSERLTNSVLLTNANAFGISVLIEFPKDSFLYNSTLIGYLSFKSLEIGSTVLQILNPKYATVTDEIQEFDLIYPGGITITPSLSVNIPDNFTTPNQTIIISGKTTPDCEVFLNGISISVASDGSFSYKLTLSSYTQTLIITSKAKTGEETTLVRIVKFTGKLKITLVLQINNPIMYVNGIPEEIDPGRGTSPIIISGWNRTVVPIRAIVEKIGGSVLWDATNKRVLISVNNKEIDLQIGNNVAKVDGKEIQIDPFNPLVKPLIINDRTMVPLRFVAEQIGCTVTWDEKEKKITIEYIMP
- a CDS encoding S8 family serine peptidase, giving the protein MKKLDMSLKKLFSIILIICLLFGVFGKAQANNTVVTKKHFDENRFYNAIIVFKDPTVLDYQNSFSYKLLSFLKIDALTSFENSVNSKHENYKRAFERLGLKPSYDFSYVLNGISVKGSGKLLNEVLNYDFIKNIYEEKTYSLEREITSKVIKADLVSSKKDQLGNYITGNNIKIGIIDTGVDYTHKELGGGKFPNLKVVGGYDFADNDPDPMDYDGHGTHVAGIAAGSEKGIAKNAKIYAYKVFSKNSTTTTSSLIIKALDQAVKDKCNVVNISIGIQNGGATSDDPESDAVRRAVGSGVVVVAAAGNNGVPGEFFDYPISSPGSVDLAIGVGATSDGITGVINCSGKSILAQYPNESPDFKEGTYQMVYCGLGRKEDFQGVDVKGKIALIERGQIYFGDKDLNAKDAGAIGVIVYNNVSGMPKITLVSQNNPSRNDFIPFLFVSFTDGKFLKDHTNENINITNEYGLGLIAEFSSSGPTNDFYLKPDLVAPGVNLTSTYLNNSYMEMSGTSMASPVVAGSVALVKQAKPNLTPQDIKSLIMNTSDILYNPASSRPFPPTLQGAGRVNVFNAVNSNAIVYPSSLIFGNGVQTKTFNLTIQNFSDTTKTFSTSILNASNDTISINIPSTITVSGNSRVTFDITLTASSDVVSAYGFVFFDSGFEKLHVPYMFLKDNKPKDPLYNVKITNNNLSANGSTTIYFSVGVGSIGTGENYKFRENIAEEVKVSIIDSKGNLIKNLFDIAPIYVGDYSVSFSPFNPLQGTYILANGMYFYKVSYIEANDNEKGKIVYPVVETYSKSDKFKVSNVNVTSSITLVLPDNYAPLMNKGDMLTVNLNVSVTKPFKNLSLELYFDSTKISLLDVSSSFDNVTVDFNRENPSKIRITSNISLNNASFTLTFKAVENGSGFIEIYNPIADSGDIFYANSLNFLVSDYAKIADFNGDKRVNSLDLSIFKATFGLKSDDPKFDSRCDLNFDGSVDENDFFIFAKHYGEVYP